Proteins from a genomic interval of Ramlibacter algicola:
- a CDS encoding quinoprotein dehydrogenase-associated putative ABC transporter substrate-binding protein — MRLLALLAAVVVAPAFAQPIEALRTPPVKVHAPSDVLRVCADPDNLPYSRADGSGFENRIARLLAMDLGVDLQFAWLPDRRGFVRKTLGAGDCDVLIGVPAGFERVAPTRPYYRSSYAWVQREGAGEPPSSFDDPQLAGRRIGIQLIGDDQATSPPGFALARHAAGAHVVGFPIPGDKPAAQRIVEAIAAGELDAGIVWGPQAGYFAKRASVPMRVAPMAAPPDLARVQPFAFEIAVGVRRGEDALRQRVDEALVRHRAEIDTILAEYGVPRVEGTP, encoded by the coding sequence ATGCGCCTTCTCGCCTTGCTGGCTGCCGTCGTCGTGGCTCCGGCGTTCGCGCAGCCGATCGAAGCCTTGCGCACGCCGCCGGTGAAAGTGCATGCGCCCAGCGACGTCCTGCGCGTGTGCGCCGATCCGGACAACCTGCCGTATTCGCGCGCCGACGGCAGCGGCTTCGAGAATCGCATCGCGCGCCTGCTGGCGATGGACCTCGGCGTCGACCTGCAGTTCGCGTGGCTGCCGGACCGGCGCGGCTTCGTGCGCAAGACGCTCGGCGCGGGCGACTGCGACGTGCTCATCGGCGTGCCGGCGGGCTTCGAGCGCGTCGCGCCGACCCGGCCGTACTACCGCTCCAGCTACGCGTGGGTGCAGCGCGAAGGCGCGGGCGAGCCGCCGTCCAGCTTCGACGACCCGCAGCTCGCGGGCCGCCGCATCGGCATCCAGCTGATCGGCGACGACCAGGCGACGTCGCCACCCGGCTTCGCGCTCGCGCGGCATGCGGCGGGAGCGCATGTGGTCGGCTTCCCGATTCCCGGCGACAAGCCGGCGGCGCAGCGCATCGTCGAGGCCATCGCCGCCGGGGAACTCGACGCGGGCATCGTGTGGGGGCCGCAGGCCGGCTACTTCGCCAAGCGTGCGTCGGTGCCGATGCGCGTCGCGCCGATGGCCGCGCCGCCGGACCTGGCGCGCGTGCAACCGTTCGCCTTCGAGATCGCCGTCGGCGTGCGCCGCGGCGAGGACGCACTGCGTCAACGCGTCGACGAAGCGCTGGTGCGGCATCGGGCCGAGATCGACACCATCCTCGCGGAGTACGGCGTGCCGCGGGTGGAGGGGACGCCATGA
- a CDS encoding methanol/ethanol family PQQ-dependent dehydrogenase → MRCLVLALAGLLAGTAALAQPQADGQWTMAARDHASTRFSPLAEVTPANAAQLQLAFSFPTGLSRGHEAAPIVAEDTMFIVGPYPNPLFALDLTKPGAPLKWRFDPKPHPSSQGVACCDTVNRGAAYDKGRLFFNTLDNQTIAVDAKTGKELWRTQLGDIKKGESMTMAPLVVKDKVLVGNAGGEFGVRGWLTALDAATGTIAWRAYSTGPDKDVLIGPDFKPFYKSDQGKDLGVTTWPSGMWKIGGGTVWGWVSYDAELDLVYYGTGNPGPWNPEQRPGDNKWTSGVFARKPDTGEAVWYYQLSPHDLHDYDAVNESILVDLDLQGSKRKVLLRPERNGYVYVMDRTTGQVLSATPFVHVTSSLGVDLQTGALKYNPAKDARMGETVRSICPASPGAKDWQPAAWSPRTRILYIPHQNLCQDASVYEASYIAGTPFVGADVKMYAGPGGHRGVFTAWDPVAARKVWEVKEDFPVWSGALVTAGDVVFYGTMDGWFKALDAKSGKELWKFKTDSGIIGQPVTYRGPDGKQYVAVLAGVGGWAGAIVSGRLDPRDGGAAAGFVNAMRDLPERTKAGGKLYVFALPGSGK, encoded by the coding sequence ATGAGGTGTCTCGTGCTTGCGCTGGCCGGCCTGCTCGCCGGCACCGCGGCGTTGGCGCAGCCCCAGGCGGACGGCCAGTGGACGATGGCGGCACGCGACCACGCGAGCACGCGGTTCTCGCCGCTGGCCGAGGTCACGCCGGCCAATGCGGCGCAACTGCAGCTGGCCTTCAGCTTTCCCACCGGCCTGTCGCGCGGGCACGAAGCCGCGCCGATCGTGGCCGAGGACACGATGTTCATCGTGGGCCCGTACCCGAACCCGCTGTTCGCGCTGGACCTCACCAAGCCCGGCGCGCCGTTGAAGTGGCGCTTCGACCCCAAGCCGCACCCGAGTTCGCAGGGCGTCGCGTGCTGCGACACGGTGAACCGGGGCGCGGCCTACGACAAGGGCCGGCTGTTCTTCAACACGCTCGACAACCAGACGATCGCCGTCGACGCGAAGACCGGCAAGGAGCTGTGGCGCACCCAGCTGGGCGACATCAAGAAGGGCGAGAGCATGACCATGGCGCCACTGGTCGTGAAGGACAAGGTGCTGGTGGGCAACGCGGGCGGCGAGTTCGGCGTGCGCGGCTGGCTCACGGCGCTCGACGCGGCGACGGGGACGATCGCCTGGCGCGCGTACAGCACCGGGCCCGACAAGGACGTGCTCATCGGGCCGGACTTCAAGCCCTTCTACAAGAGCGACCAGGGCAAGGACCTGGGCGTGACGACCTGGCCGTCGGGGATGTGGAAGATCGGCGGCGGTACCGTGTGGGGCTGGGTGTCGTACGACGCCGAGCTCGACCTCGTCTACTACGGCACCGGCAACCCGGGCCCCTGGAACCCGGAGCAGCGCCCGGGCGACAACAAGTGGACGTCGGGCGTGTTCGCGCGCAAGCCCGACACCGGCGAGGCCGTCTGGTACTACCAGCTCAGCCCGCACGACCTGCACGACTACGACGCCGTCAACGAGAGCATCCTCGTCGACCTCGACCTGCAGGGCAGCAAGCGCAAGGTGCTGCTGCGTCCCGAGCGCAACGGCTACGTGTACGTGATGGACCGCACCACGGGACAGGTGCTGTCGGCGACGCCGTTCGTGCACGTCACCAGCAGCCTGGGCGTGGACCTGCAGACCGGCGCGCTCAAGTACAACCCGGCGAAGGACGCGCGCATGGGCGAGACCGTGCGCAGCATCTGTCCTGCTTCACCCGGTGCCAAGGACTGGCAGCCGGCGGCCTGGTCGCCGCGCACGCGCATCCTCTACATCCCGCACCAGAACCTCTGCCAGGACGCCTCCGTCTACGAAGCGAGCTACATCGCCGGCACGCCCTTCGTCGGCGCCGACGTGAAGATGTACGCCGGCCCCGGCGGCCACCGCGGCGTGTTCACGGCGTGGGATCCCGTCGCGGCGCGCAAGGTGTGGGAAGTCAAGGAAGACTTCCCCGTGTGGAGCGGCGCGCTCGTCACCGCCGGCGACGTCGTCTTCTACGGGACCATGGACGGCTGGTTCAAGGCGCTGGATGCGAAGAGCGGCAAGGAACTGTGGAAGTTCAAGACCGACTCCGGGATCATCGGCCAGCCGGTCACCTATCGCGGCCCGGACGGCAAGCAGTACGTCGCCGTGCTCGCCGGCGTCGGCGGCTGGGCCGGGGCCATCGTGTCGGGCCGGCTCGACCCGCGGGACGGCGGCGCGGCGGCCGGCTTCGTGAACGCGATGCGCGACCTGCCCGAGCGCACCAAGGCGGGCGGCAAGCTCTACGTGTTCGCGCTTCCGGGGAGTGGCAAGTGA
- a CDS encoding enoyl-CoA hydratase yields the protein MTQDILTHAEAGVMTITLNRIERKNSITVAMYAALADAVARARDDASVRVVVLQGHETVFSAGNDIGDFLNQPPSSGEEAPVFRFLKGIAEFPKPLLAAVCGPAVGIGTTMLLHCDLVYAGDNAAFSLPFASLGLVPEASSSLLVPQMFGYHRAAEALLLGEPFMAEAALEVGLVNRVLPPTEANSYAQSVARKLVAKPSTSLVETKRLMKKGQQQAVLQHMQEEGAVFARMLREPAAREAFTAFMEKRKPDLSKF from the coding sequence ATGACGCAGGACATCCTCACCCACGCCGAAGCCGGCGTGATGACCATCACCCTCAACCGGATCGAGCGCAAGAACTCGATCACGGTGGCGATGTACGCCGCGCTCGCCGATGCGGTCGCCCGCGCGCGCGACGATGCGTCGGTCCGGGTCGTGGTGCTCCAGGGCCACGAGACGGTCTTCAGCGCCGGCAACGACATCGGCGACTTCCTCAACCAGCCGCCATCGTCGGGCGAGGAGGCTCCGGTGTTCCGCTTCCTCAAGGGCATCGCCGAATTCCCGAAGCCGCTGCTGGCCGCCGTGTGCGGACCGGCTGTGGGCATCGGCACGACCATGCTGCTGCACTGCGACCTGGTCTACGCGGGCGACAACGCGGCGTTCTCGCTGCCGTTCGCCAGCCTGGGCCTGGTGCCGGAGGCGTCGTCCAGCCTGCTGGTGCCGCAGATGTTCGGCTACCACCGTGCCGCCGAAGCGCTGTTGCTGGGCGAGCCCTTCATGGCCGAAGCGGCGCTCGAAGTCGGCCTGGTCAACCGCGTGCTGCCGCCGACCGAAGCGAATTCGTATGCGCAATCCGTGGCGCGCAAGCTGGTTGCCAAGCCGAGCACTTCGCTGGTCGAGACCAAGCGCCTGATGAAGAAGGGCCAGCAACAGGCGGTGCTGCAGCACATGCAGGAGGAGGGCGCGGTGTTCGCCCGCATGCTGCGCGAACCCGCGGCGCGCGAAGCCTTCACCGCCTTCATGGAAAAGCGCAAGCCCGACCTGTCGAAGTTCTGA
- a CDS encoding glutathione S-transferase family protein, producing the protein MAANEYVLYGAKGSGSASVEAALHLAGLPHRIVEAAQWLPESAYGELLKVNPLGQVPTLVLPDGQVLTESAAILIHLGTAIAAPGVLMPADAAQRARILRGLVFIPANCYSAITILDYPERFLEPADDAMKEALRTGTRKRLHLHWEMFADQFGGGTFLHGDAPGALDLFAAVASRWSGTRKHLEERHPAFHALVQRIDAHPQLAPVFKRHWDN; encoded by the coding sequence ATGGCCGCGAACGAGTACGTCCTCTACGGGGCCAAGGGCTCCGGGTCCGCCTCCGTCGAGGCGGCATTGCACCTCGCGGGCCTGCCGCACCGCATCGTCGAGGCCGCGCAGTGGCTGCCGGAGTCGGCGTACGGCGAACTGCTGAAGGTCAACCCGCTCGGGCAGGTCCCCACGCTCGTGTTGCCCGACGGGCAGGTGCTCACGGAGAGCGCGGCCATCCTCATCCACCTGGGCACGGCGATCGCGGCGCCGGGCGTGCTGATGCCGGCCGACGCCGCGCAGCGCGCGCGCATCCTGCGCGGGCTGGTGTTCATCCCGGCCAACTGCTACAGCGCGATCACCATCCTCGACTATCCCGAGCGCTTCCTCGAGCCCGCCGACGACGCGATGAAGGAAGCGCTGCGCACCGGCACGCGCAAGCGCCTGCACCTGCATTGGGAGATGTTCGCCGACCAGTTCGGCGGCGGCACGTTCCTGCACGGCGACGCGCCCGGCGCGTTGGACCTGTTCGCCGCCGTTGCGTCGCGCTGGTCCGGCACGCGCAAGCACCTCGAAGAGCGCCACCCCGCCTTCCACGCGCTGGTCCAGCGCATCGACGCCCATCCGCAACTGGCGCCCGTGTTCAAGCGTCATTGGGACAACTGA
- a CDS encoding c-type cytochrome, with translation MLILSLVVALAACEREERTFRTPLPNATPQQAGERQSANQPAQPRTDLVRNAASPRSPYEGNAYGVAQGKRLYRWYNCGGCHANGGGGMGPALMDEHWRYGGEPAQIFQSIVQGRPNGMPSFGGHIPEDQVWQIVAYVRSMGGQLRKDVAPSRSDTMYPGEAENARPKMPIKPEILPPEQPTGGPQQ, from the coding sequence TTGCTGATCCTTTCGCTCGTCGTCGCCCTCGCCGCCTGCGAGCGCGAGGAGCGCACCTTCCGCACGCCGCTTCCGAACGCAACGCCGCAGCAGGCCGGGGAGCGGCAGTCCGCCAACCAGCCCGCGCAGCCGCGCACGGACCTGGTCCGCAACGCCGCAAGCCCGCGCAGTCCGTACGAAGGCAATGCCTACGGCGTGGCGCAGGGCAAGCGCCTGTACCGTTGGTACAACTGCGGTGGCTGCCACGCCAACGGCGGGGGCGGCATGGGACCGGCGCTGATGGACGAGCACTGGCGCTATGGCGGCGAGCCGGCCCAGATCTTCCAGAGCATCGTGCAGGGCCGGCCGAACGGCATGCCCTCGTTCGGCGGCCACATCCCCGAGGACCAGGTCTGGCAGATCGTGGCCTACGTGCGCTCGATGGGCGGGCAGCTGCGCAAGGACGTCGCGCCCTCGCGGTCCGACACGATGTATCCCGGCGAGGCGGAGAACGCGCGGCCGAAGATGCCGATCAAGCCCGAGATCCTGCCGCCCGAGCAGCCCACCGGAGGGCCGCAGCAATGA
- a CDS encoding 2-hydroxychromene-2-carboxylate isomerase, whose protein sequence is MAKEFDFYFDVGSPAAYLAWTQVPKLARETGATVHYMPFLLGGVFQATGNRSPMEVPAKSAWMNEDLARFAQRYGVPFRHNPHFPINTLMLMRGALGLQMRDPERLLPYGDAVFRAIWVDGRDMNDPATVAGVLQEAGFDPQQLFALTQDPLVKDHLKTVTQDAVARGVFGAPTFFVGDRMFWGQDRMEFVREALA, encoded by the coding sequence ATGGCCAAGGAATTCGACTTCTACTTCGACGTCGGCAGCCCCGCCGCCTACCTGGCGTGGACGCAGGTGCCGAAGCTCGCGCGCGAGACGGGCGCGACGGTGCACTACATGCCGTTCCTGCTGGGCGGCGTGTTCCAGGCCACCGGCAATCGCTCGCCGATGGAAGTGCCGGCCAAGAGCGCGTGGATGAACGAAGACCTCGCGCGGTTCGCGCAGCGCTACGGCGTGCCGTTCCGCCACAATCCGCACTTCCCGATCAATACGCTGATGCTGATGCGCGGCGCGCTGGGCCTGCAGATGCGCGACCCCGAGCGCCTGCTGCCGTACGGCGACGCGGTGTTCCGCGCGATCTGGGTCGACGGGCGCGACATGAACGATCCGGCCACCGTCGCGGGCGTGCTGCAGGAGGCGGGGTTCGACCCGCAGCAACTGTTCGCGCTGACGCAGGACCCGCTGGTCAAGGACCACCTGAAGACGGTGACGCAGGACGCGGTGGCGCGCGGCGTGTTCGGCGCGCCGACCTTCTTCGTCGGCGACCGGATGTTCTGGGGCCAGGACCGGATGGAATTCGTGCGCGAGGCGCTGGCCTGA
- a CDS encoding SDR family oxidoreductase — translation MAQDKACLVVGAGDATGGAIARRFAREGYVACVTRRNADKLQPLVDAIVADGGRAHGFASDARKEHEVVELVEKIESTVGPIEVLVFNIGANVRTPVVDETAQRYFKIWEMACFGGFLNGREVAKRMVTRGRGTILFTGATASLRGGKGFAAFAGAKAALRALAQSMARELGPQGIHVAHVVIDGAIDTAFIRDNFPERYALKAQDGILQPDHIAGQYWMLHQQPRDAWTHELDLRPWMEAF, via the coding sequence ATGGCCCAGGACAAGGCCTGCCTCGTGGTCGGCGCCGGCGACGCCACCGGCGGCGCCATCGCGCGCCGCTTCGCACGCGAAGGCTATGTGGCGTGCGTCACGCGCCGCAACGCCGACAAGCTGCAGCCGCTGGTCGATGCCATCGTGGCCGACGGCGGCCGCGCGCACGGCTTCGCCAGCGACGCGCGCAAGGAACATGAAGTCGTCGAGCTCGTCGAGAAGATCGAGTCGACCGTCGGCCCGATCGAGGTGCTGGTGTTCAACATCGGCGCCAACGTGCGCACGCCGGTGGTGGACGAGACGGCGCAGCGCTACTTCAAGATCTGGGAAATGGCCTGCTTCGGCGGGTTCCTCAACGGCCGTGAAGTGGCCAAGCGCATGGTCACCCGCGGCCGCGGCACCATCCTGTTCACCGGCGCGACCGCGTCGCTGCGCGGGGGCAAGGGCTTCGCGGCGTTCGCGGGCGCCAAGGCCGCGCTGCGCGCGCTGGCGCAGAGCATGGCGCGCGAGCTCGGCCCGCAGGGCATCCACGTCGCGCACGTCGTGATCGACGGCGCCATCGACACCGCGTTCATCCGCGACAATTTCCCCGAGCGGTACGCGCTCAAGGCGCAGGACGGCATCCTGCAGCCGGACCACATCGCCGGCCAGTACTGGATGCTGCACCAGCAGCCGCGCGACGCCTGGACCCACGAGCTGGACCTGCGCCCCTGGATGGAGGCTTTCTGA